Genomic segment of Eretmochelys imbricata isolate rEreImb1 chromosome 11, rEreImb1.hap1, whole genome shotgun sequence:
CTTTCCCCTCATcatccaccccccaaccccagctggtTTGTCTCATTCACCAGTTGCATTGTGCCATAacttagacccagatcctgcaaaaaGTTTAGGGCGAAAGTAGCTTTGCACACTTTGGTCTCTTTGACATTCATGGGATGTTAAGAATTTGCAGTCAGGGCTCTGAATTGTAAACTTTTTGGGTCTATTTACTCAGCACTCTGCAGAGCTCAGCGCAATGGGGCCCTTTCCCCTCCATAGACTGAAATATGAATAatgataaaattattttataagtGGGGAAATCTGAGATGGAAGAGGGTCaactcaatgggccaaattcatcctgaaCTGGCAAAGGGATAGAGAAGGCCAATCTGTGACTCCCCTATTTAGTGGCTTCAGAGGGCAGTGCAGGCACAGGCTAGGGAAGTCCTGAGATCCAGCTAGAGAATCACCCCTAATTCATTGGGCCCGACAGGCTTTGCCAGCTCTGTAACTGGGAGAGATAAACTCAAGGGGCACAATTTAGGCCATTTGGCTAAATTTGGACCTTAATGTTGTGACCTTTGGTAAATCATGAATTAATTTGAAACATCCTGATGCCTGGGCCCCTGCTACATCTGCTCAATTTCTCTACTTTCCACATTTTATTAAATAGATATGTCATCTAATTGGCCAGAGCCCATCTCCTCCCAGTCTCAGAGGCATATTCCACTTTCCCTTCCTAGGTCCTGTCTTAGTACCTTTGAACATCCTCAGAGTCTCCCTAAGAGCAATATATTTCTGGGAGAAATTGCTGAGCCCCTTTTCCAGTTCAGGAGAAATCTCCACTGACTTCTGGAGCTTCCCCTTCTCAcacctggaaagaaaaaaattcacattCTTATATTTCATTTAGTGATACGTTATAATTTCTTGTTAAAAGGGGAATTGAGTCTCCATGGCCAATTCACTCCCTGGCCTCTATGCTTCTGATGGATAGGAGATTCCAGTGCTAAGTGCTGTAGGAATCTGTCCATTAGGAACTAGACTGATACACCAACTCCCCCCTACCCAGCTCATTCCACACTGGTCTCCAAACAGTCCTCAGGTGGGATCTCTCTTTATCGCAGCAGACCTGGGTTAAATTGTAaccagcataggtgctgactttccctctgcctggtggtgctggacccccaccccaccctggccatgtccctgccctgccttttcccaccccgcccccattccacccccttcccccaagtccccgcccctgccccacctcttctccgcctcctcccccaagcataccgtgtccctgctcctccccctccctcctggagcatcctaagtgccgccaaacagctgtttggtggcgggccGGTGGCAGGGAagcgctgagagggagggggaggagcatgaACGTGGCACGCTCGGGGGGGCATGGGGACCTTGGTTGTCAGTGGGTGCAGAGaacctgctaattttttcccatgggtgcctATGGTAACCAGTACCTCAGCACTCCTATTCCGTCCCCAGAATCCTGAGCCAGCAAGTCCCCCAGGGATGTAGCATCCAATTCAATAGATAAACCCAGACTCTTCTATAAAAAGGTGAGACTCTCAGGATTAAGTTAATCGGAGATTGGTATCCAAAATGTGACCCTGCCCCACCCAttttgctgtgtgaccctggggagATGTGGTGTTAACATGGTTTCCAAGCTTTTTTCCAGCATAAGAAGTATGTGTGGGAGTGAGAAAGAGCCACGTACCTGCTCAAGGTGCTTCCAATGTCCtagaaaagacagacagagagagagagagagaatctcagGCCTACCTGAGTCACACACTTGGGATCTCAGGGAAGGGATTTTGCAGATATAGGGTAAAAAGGACAAGGGTCATGGATACCCTGAGCTAATGaggcttttccatttctaatataaaagTGTCTCTATCTCTTGAAAGAACAATTGTAACTCACATTTGTGCAATGCACACACTGAGTTATGCTGTCCTCTCTGACCGCTTGACCCCAGTGTCCAGGATTCAGGAGCTGTCCTTTTGTTTGGGATCTGGGATGTTTCTCTGACTtggtctcacctgcaggaattcactcgCTGACTCCTGACCCTTCtcctccatctcactgatcagctcactgagaTGGGAAATCTTCTTAGAAAGTTTAGTGAAATATTCATTCTGTATGttcacaatctccttgtccaACTGGtccagctgggccagcaggagtTTGTTCCTCCAGGAACTGCCGCAGTTGCTGAAATTGACATGCAATCTTCTGCCTCTGGGCCTGGGTCTGTTTCTGTAAAGCAGTAGGGAAAGGGCTGGTCAGGGACATGGACGGAGCCTGGGGTCCTTGCATGGAGTGctgagtgtgcaggagggagacTTTCTTTTCAAACTCTAAGACATCAAACCCTTGACTATACCTTGTGGGAGACTATGCCCTGTATCCCACGAGGGAGAGGATTTTCTCACACCTTCCCATTTGGCCTCTATCTCTCTTACGGAGATATTTCCATGTGCGACCTGGTCAGGACAGTGTGTTATCAGGGACCTCAGAGATAGAGACCCCAAGGCAGTGGGATTCAGGACTCAGCACTAGATCTAGGCGAAATTTTTTTGCACTAAACTTTTCTTcagggaaaatgcagttttgtcacctctgaaatgtttcatgaGTTCATGTAAATTTGCTGtttggtaaaaaataaataaaaatcttgaaAAAATCAAGACATTTATTTCAACTATTTCTTAAGAaaatagcttgattttttttatttgaaataaatttattaaaatttccttatatttaatataattatatcattttaaaaaatggtccagatcgaaacaaaacattttgagtttATCAAAGTGAAAGATGTCATTTGTccaagaaaaaatattattttttttatctgcTCAAAATTTTTTAAAGGTTCATTTTTGGTTCTACCCAATTCCCCGCCCCccgtttaaaaaaatccagacaaTGGAAAGTTCTGTTAGGTTCCCAGATCTCCACAGAATTACCTTgacagagaagaaaagaaggaaacaatTCAATAAAAACGTACAGACTCAGGCATCGAGCGCTGCACTGGATACGTTCAGTTCACCTTGGGAAGATTTTCATCGAAGCCACAAAAGCTGGAAATTGATTCATTGATTGAAATGAAATGATAGACTGTGAAGAGGAAGATGTTACCCTTCTCTAGGGAGAGGGTTTTACAGGCCCCCCCCATAGGCATCTACacgtacacacacccacacagtgTCCCAGGATCAGGGATCAACTGACAAACGCTCACTTTCCCCAAGGCCACAAAGGACTCTACCTACAGACACACCTCACGCCTCATGTCAGTGTGTAAAGGCCCCACCAGTACCGGAGGCTGCTGGGCAATGGACGCAGCACTGCCAGGTTGTGGCTCAGAGGCAGCCTCATgggatttagatttttttttttttaaggggagcCCAAACCAGCTGCTCCGGGAGAAGTCTCGAGAACGCCAAGTATTCCAGGACCACTGAGGTGGGGTGAGCTCAAGCCTGGGGACAGTTTTTGGGCAGTGGTGCTGAAATGCTCTTTATAGGGGGGTGCTGAAGGCGGAAGCCATGTATTTGTGTTGTTACCACTCCTTCAAGCCCAGGGgcagcacccccagaacccctagttccagcacctgttttttggggggaaataaaagggaaaaaaacagcgggggtggggggaggtggccaCTCCCCCTGGAGTGCTGCTGTGAGCAGCAGAAACAGCTGGTGGAGTCTGGCGGGAGGcttcccagtgctgggagagagagagaggccagcaGTGAGCCAGGCAGCGACTGGCACCAGAAAAGAAGGGACGCAGTAAGTGGGGAGCCCGTGGATAGGGACCACAGTGGCTGAGATGCATCGTCGCGGGGGTGCCAGGAACAGAGCTGAAGCCCAGTTCAGGAGGAACAGGAAAGACGAGGGTAATAGGAACAGTAGGGGAGCCACCAAAGGGACAGTAAGAGGAAAGAATGGCAGGTGGGGAAAAGAGGGAAAGTAAAAGGAAGAACAGTACAGTTAAACAAGAGGAAAAATAGCTGGagtttctaaggctatgtctacactggcaattgaatgactaaatcttttgtctttcagaggtgctaaACCCTCTCCCCCCGAAAGACAAACGTTTTGTTGCagcaagtgccagtgtgaacagcacgttgtcggcaggagcgctctcctgtcaaaaACGCGAacgccgctcattgggggtgggaGTATTTGGTCGGCAAAAGAGCCAACAAACAGCGGCTACGCTCCCCGacttttagtgacacagctgtgttgACGTGGCCATGTCACTGAAAGCTatgtagtgtggacaaggcctttgCAATATAAGAAATTATTCAAAAAGCATTGTTCGAAAAACTATGAGAAAAGTAACGTAAGAAGGAAATATGAAGGAAATATGGTGTAATAAGGGATAAAGTGTAATTAAAGAGAAACAGACTTAAGAAATaaggaggaagtgagctgtagtgaaAATAAGAAAATAGCTAGGACTGTAAAACAAGAAATCCTTACCGTGGCCTAAGGTGTACAAGGCGAATGACAGGAATAGGGAAATGAGCACAAAGGGACTGTAAACCAGAGAGGAGCAGAGGGATAATTGTTCAATTAAGAAACCAACACACGGCACCAAGGAATACCTGTTTCTATTTAGGCTGCAACACAAAACAGTAAACAAAGAACTTTTCCTCCAAACTCTGGGCTTAGAGAGGCTGAAAACTGAGAAGTGAACACGTGTCCCTGGGGCTTATGTTCTAGTGCATTGGATTTTCTAATTCAAAATTCTGTTAGTTCATCAATGTAAATTGTTCCCTATAAAGTGAGTTTAATTAAACTAACAGTCGTTAATACACAGTAGATAAGAACAATAGTTTAAGGTGTAAGCCTAAGTAATAGTTCCTGCTAAAACAACTCATTTTGATTTACTTGTGATTATTCCCCACTTAACTGAATTCTGCTTTACCCAGGACTGAACGGCCTCCATCCAGCTCATTACAAATGCAGGTGAAAAATGACGGGCACCTACCAGATACTCCTGGCTCCTCTTCTCTCCAGTCACTTTAAATCCCAgaaacttttctctctcctccctcagaGTCTGCAAATGGGCCTGGATCTTTTCCTgaacaaatggaaatgttttgggtggtttgatttttattttggtagatcagagtgtgtgtgtgggggggaaccttttcaACCcttatcaaaaacaaacaaataaacaaacaactgaCCGTATTGATGACAGGACAACCGAGCAGGGTTATGACATCAGCGAGACCAAGGACTTTAAGTCATATTAATATTCATGGAGCCTGGGAATGTTTTATATTTGACCtcatgtctcccctgatttacaccaacatgAAACTGGGGTCACACCCTTGGATTTTCTTTCACGGTGTGAAACAACCTGTTTTGGAGAAGGTTTAACTGACAAAGTGACAGCAATCCCAGAAGCCTGCCGGGTGAGAAATCTGGGCTGGGATTCTCAGCggagcccaactcccactgactgtaaGCTCTCAAGCCTCGTGGATGGGACTGGCTGGACGGGACTGGTCGTAGCACTAGGGCAAACCCCATTAGACGTTCTGGCTTTTGTTGAGAACGGTTGGGCTTGGTCCGAGCTGTCCTGAGCCCTTCCCGTGGCAATGCCGCCTGGGCAGCTATTCCACAGCTCCCAGCaaagctgccagcagcagcgggtTCTGGCTCTCGCCGGGGGAGAGCAGCGTGAGGACCAATGGAGCCACTGTGGTTGGTCCCTCAGACTGACGCGGGGCAGCCCCACCCAGGGGTTAGCTTTGCTGCAATCACGTTCAATCCCAAAGAGATCTGACAGGAACCGGCACTGCCTGGAGCCCTCTTGTGCAGGAGCTCAAGGTGCTCAGGGGCCACCCCGTGTTCAGCCCAGCGAGCTCCTCTAGTGCAGACCAGCAACGTGGGAATTCAGAATCCCAAGGAGAAACTTCATCTCCTTGCTGGGCCTAGGACCTTTATCAAGGTGTTGTTCCCTCCTAATGGCCACACTTCATCACTGCTGTGGAGGCAGCATGACCTAGAGATTAGGGTACTGGACTGGGCGCtgggagacctggggtctattcccagctctgccactgagctgctcggtaaccttggacaagtcccaTCCCCTTGTTGTGCCTCAgattcctctcccaccctctgtctgtcttaTCTACTTAGACTATAAACAGGCCAGGGATTGTCCCTCACTGGGTTTTGTGCAGGGCCCAGCACAGTAGAGGTCGGATCTTGTCTGAGGTCTGTAtgtaagtaaataataataaatactatgaTACAAATAGCAATAACCACAGCTTGTAACTCCCCCTTCTCCAGTCTGAAGGCAGCACTCTCACACAGACTGGCCTGCAGCTCTTGTGATTTAAACCTCACTCCTCATTTAGCAgcttcagttctgcagaaaattgcCTTATTTCACCAGTGGGAGGCAGTTTCGAAAAGGATTCGGGATTTCAGATGAAAGATCCCACATCAAACATCTGTATGTAAAGTCTTCATCTCTTGCCTGGCTTGCCACACTGCCCCATCATTTACCCTTTACAGCATCTCTCATACAATGAAGGCTTTACAAAGCAGAATGATGCCGTTATACCTGTGACTGTCAACATGTGATTAAATTAACTGGTAATTAAACCCAAAGCTATAACTCATTAAACTTGACAGCAATTCCTTACCTTGTACTCCTCTGCAGCCTCCTCTATGGGAACGACTGTGTGATCTCGGTGAGGCCGGGATCTGTCACACGCTAGGCAAATGGGAGTTTGATCCTCTTCGCAGAACAGCTTGAGAGGctcctggtgttccccacacaccctctcccctcctgcatcctttATTACCTGTAAACTCAGTTGTTTGGTTATTTCTATGACAGCTGCCAGCTGCCTCTTCGGCCTGGGATTTCTCTGCTCACAGTTTGTGTACACTGAGGGTAGGTGATGGCTATACCTGATTTCTCTCAGCACTGGATGATGCAGGCTCAGCAGAAATTGTGCCCCCGCTCCAGAGTGACAGGTTCTCTGAAATACTCCACACAGACGGGACAAGAAGCTTCATGCTGGAGTCTGCCCACGGGGTTCTTTCTGGCCATAACTCCCTCTGTGGAGAGCTGGACCCAGCCCCGTGGGACAGGAGTCACCACTGCGGCTGAGTGTAGGGTGGGCTCAGCTCtgcaatccctctccccccagggtcTCACCTGTGCACTAAGCCCACCACTCATCTACCACCTTCCCATGACCCTCTGGCAGTTTCACAACCCACCATTTGGGATCCAGTGCCAAGGGGGTATCAGCGCCCTCAGCCCAATTCTGACCTCCCTGCCAAgcccccagcagggaggggagactgggccatggactcctcctcctgcctgctgccATTCCAGCACCTAAAACAGTCTAGATTGAAAAGTATGGGCACTTACACGCTGCACCGAGGAAACGGGCAGCAAACAGACTATCGAGATCACTTATATACTCAGCCATCCCTACGAgttccccactcccactccaggcTGTTTCTTTATCCACCTGCTGCACATGGTCCTGgttttagactgtgagctccctTTGGTTAacttgtctgtacagtgcctggcacaagaAGCCCCTAATCCCTCACTGGGACTCGTAGATGCTACTGCAACGGGAAACCAGTGCATTCTATTAAATATTGTTATGAATGTCAACACAGAAAATTGTATGGGCACAAGGCTTGCACACCGAAATCTATGGCCAAAATTCCCAAACTGATATCCGCAGGACGGGGACTCTCTCCCTGTGGCCCTAGGAGATGTGGACAGTTGACAATGCtggtcacagggtggctggcccttgAAAGGGAGATGGGTCTCAGCACTACCTGTGACATAGACAGCTCTCCTACGCAGGTGGGGACAATGAAGAAGGACCAGTGACCAGGAGTGGgtggtgtgacattgcactccatatttttatgaaaatatgctgatgactataaatatgacataactggaatttgctttatgctaaatatgccatgtaacatatctttgcaaaggttatgatctactgaatagattcatcctatttgtttgcatgtatcttTTCTATGTCTGAATTTAGGGAAATAAGATATGAGTGGCCCATCAGCAAACATTTAATTAACAATGGGCGTTGGGAGACGCCAGTCCAcacctgagctttcctgggaacattcaaattaacatgtaaacaatggtgtccgcctgcaaaaagctgactctttcatggacatgtgacttgcccatgtggctacaaactccatactgttgctgtgattttgcaaaGGAACAAAGGagtttccacccacaagaaagagaatataaaaggccctgcagcccctcccttttgtcttcagctggctcaaggttgctggacccaggccataaactacagctttggtctgaaaaggattgggcccaggctAGGAAAGAATCCGGTCTGTGAAGTatgcttattggaacatctttgagggtgagatattacctgtaatcagtttcttaatgtattaggcttagacttgtgaatttgttttattttacttttgtgaCCTTCCTtgctctgtctgttattacttgaaaccatttaaatcctacattttatacttaataaaatcacttttgtttattaataaacccagagtaagtgattaatacctggggggagcaaacagctgtgcatctctctctatcagtgttataggggTCGAACAATTTatgattttaccctgtataagcattatacagagtaaaacagatttattttgggttTAGTCTCCCAGAAAGACTAAATATTgtgtgctgggaaagtccctgttaactgagaagcccctgggctgAGGGAATCTCCCTCTCAGTAAACTGCAGGGGGGTGTGGCCCAACCCcttggtctgtgctggagctgactggagtgtcttaactcagcaagacaggagagAAGGGGTACCTTTTCTGGCAGgggggttgttctcagtggtatccccaGCACATCGAGTGACCGTCACGAGGgcgtctctgtgactgaacccatcacaggtGGGTTATGTGCTCCAATCAGGCCTGGGGTAGCCAAAACAGAGGCCTATGGAGGGCCAGAGGGAGGAGGTCTGTgtaaaaggcagaggaggccttggaCCTTCTTCAGGGTGATAAGGCCAAACTCCAGACAAAAAGTCCTGGGAgtccctgctgggagagcaggggtgtTATTGACCACAACCCTTTGTGGATTGTTTCTGGGAAcctcagagggaaactgaggcagggcctcTGCAGAGCCGCCCTGGGCCATGAGGGGGCACGCTGGAGGCGGTGACCCTGCTACAGTGCCCTATTGCTgtgctgctccctcccacccagtccCTGCTTCCTGCAATCCCACCCCTGATTTTATCAAACAGACTTGCTAGGGTCTGTAGGATGGGAGCACCACTTCAGTGCCCCCGCTAAGTCTCATGAGGGTGGggctcccttcctgcctgcgTGAGCAGTTCTGCAGGGAAAGCGTGATGGGGATGTGTGCCCAGAGGACAGCCTCAGCAGCATCCTACTGCTTCCTTGGCCCCAAGAGGGGAGAAGCAATGAAAGGGagtttgtgtctctgggatgtggtgggaggggcagagcaggtgaGTTTCCCAAGGCTCTAGCTATAAAAATGGTGGTTAGTCAGTAAATTCCTACCTTGAATTCTTCAGCAGCAACCTCCTCTGCAGGAATCACAGAGTGATCTCTGTGCTCCTTGGATTTGTCACACACGACACAGATGAGGATTTTATCCTTCGTGTAGAACAGTTTCAGAGGCTCCTTGTGTTTCTCACACAATGTCTCTGCTTCTGGTTCCTTCACTGACTGCAACCTCAATTCTCTGACTGCTTCTGCAACATTCCTGAGCTTCTTGTTAAGTCTGAGGTTCCTCTGGGAAAAggcctctctgcactgagggcaggagacaTCTGTATccaagctctcccagcactgggtgATGCAGGCTCTGCAGAAATTGTGATCACAGTCTAGAGATACTGGATCTTGaaaatactccagacagatgggacaGGTCAGTTCATCCTGGAGAGTTTTTGCTGGATTTGCAGCAGCCATGACTTCTAGTGCAGGAAAGAGACATGAGAGGAGTTGAGTTTCACTTCCCGTGTTCTCAGAAATGGGCTGACTGAACTTGGCTTAGTCATTGGGCATTTCCTTTCTGGGCACAGTCTCGTATTCTTTGGTTTTTGCGGATTGCAGAGTAGCTTTGAACTAAGTGTGATGAGTCCAAACTGAGACTAACTCCTCCCTTTGTTAACCCAGAAATCCATAGCGTAGATACCCCATTGCCCTGCGATTTCCCTTGTCCTTTACTCACTCATGTATgcaaattagagctggtcaaaaaaaaaaaattctaatggaacaatttttctgttggaaaatgttattttgatTAAATCAAAACTTTGCATGGGAATGTGCcaactttgattttctttttttgtgaagCATTTCAATGAAGTTAAAttgttccctttttgtttttcagtttgaagcaactttgtttaataaaaatgcttGTTGTATATTGCATTATCAATTATAAAATGAAATAGTCAAAATCAGAATATAACATTACAATGTAtcgaaaataaatatttaaattgatcCCAAATTATTAACCTTTGTTTGGTTTTGCAGGaagtttctcttttcttcttcttcttttttcttttggattcaaaataaaaatggaatttcccCCAAAGGGAATTTCTGGTTCCTGCAAAGCTCTAATGAAAAGCACCAACTCCTTctacatcttcataaatgatctggaggatggtgtagattgcactctccgcaaatttgcggatgatactaaactgggaggagtggtagatatgctggagggcagggataggatacagagggacctagacaaattggaggactgggccaaaagaaatctgatgaggttcaacaaggacaagtacagagtcctgcacttaggatggaagaatcccatgcactgctacagactagggaccgaatggctcggcagcagttctgcggaaaaggacctaggggtgacagtggacgagaagctggatagagtcagcagtgtgcccttgttgccaagaaggccaatggcattttgggatgtataagtaggggcatagccagcagatcgagggacgtgatcatccccctctattcgacattggtgaggcctcatctggagtactgtgtccagttttgggccccacactacaagaaggatgtggataaattggagagagtccagcaaagggcaacaaaaatgattaggggtctggaacacatgagttatgaggagaggctgagggagctgggattgtttagtctgcagaagagaagaatgaagggggatttgatagctgctttcaactacctgagaggtggttccagagaggatggatctagactattctcagtggtagaagaggacaggacaaggagtaatggtctcaagttgcagtgggggaggtttaagttggatattaagaaaaactttttcactagaagggtggtgaaacactggaatgcgttccctagggaggtggtagaatctccttccttagaagtttttaaggtcaggcttgacaaagccctggctgggatgatttacttggggattggtcctgctttgagcagggggttggactagatgacctcctgaggtcccttccaaccctgatattctatgttacCAGACATCATATCCAGCACACTAACCACATAGACAGCAACATCAAAAGGCCTGTGATGGAACTTTCTCACCCATATCACTCACTCCTTTGCACTTCCTTCAGTGAGACAGCCAGTAACTACACAGCTCACTATACATTCCTTCAAGAACCTGTacccactccttcccttccctcctgaaagtttcaacttttcaatgaaaaactgaatACCGAACTATTTTGTCCAAACCCCAAagtatttcaatttggaaatgtcactgcatgggagttgtaatttgcGTTCCTCCTGCATCCATCCACCATCGACGGGGCTCCCTGATAGGactctcccacaatgcaccacggTCTCTCCTTTGCATGAGTCATTGAATTAGGGGAGTCCAATaaccatgatgcatcatgggagatgaagtccatCTGGGGAACCTAGCCTGCACAATAAAAAGGAGACATCAAGCAACCCCACGACATCTCCCATGGGACATAGTAGTGGCATGCCCAAATCAATCTGTTTGGTTTCTTGGTGAAATAGTTCAGCTTTggagcttttatttttattggtttttttgCATGACAAATATCAAAACCATTAACGGATGGCAGACGTTTTTTGTGAAaacttttttaaatcaaaaccgcAGTTTTTCATCAAAACCAACAAAATTTTCAAGCAGCCTTAATCATAGGAACATCCCATGAGCTCTTCCATAGATTAGCTAGTCCTGCCAAGCACTTTCAGCTCCTTTCATAATTCACAAGGGGCCATCATGTTCTAATGGTGATCCACCGACggtttgtcactcttctctggtcTATGTGGCAAACTGAAATTTGCAAAGCCTCCTGTCCTAAGATATTTGGACAcaaggtgaccagatagaaagtgtgaaaaatcgggatggggtgaggggtaactggcacctacataagaaaaagccccgaatatctggactgtccctataaaatcgggacatctggtcaccctatttggaCACCCAAGTCAATTGGAATGTTCTGGCTTTCTCACTTCTTCCTTCAcctatataaaataaacataagcaAATCAGAAGCATAGCCACAGTCCTCACGCCAAATTATCCATTGTTTGGTCTGTGGTTAAATACTTAGGGTTGTATTTTCAAAACTGCAAACAGAGTTCGGTGCACAGGTCTTGCtcccagtcaatgggacttgtgctccttaCTCTGTTGGGTCTGCAAAACCATCGAAAGCcggggcacttggcactggcccctgtcggacactgggctagatggacctttggcctgaccccgTCTGGCCGTTCTTCTGTTAAAGCAAGGGAGCGATCAAGGCGGAGAAGCCCATCTCCTTGCTTCAGGAATTTTGCAGTTTTTTGGTCACAGTCCTCTCTAGTCCAGGATGACTCTGATCGCCCAGGCTCGGATTGTGTCGCTGAGACAACAGGGAGTCCGGTGAGCATGAAAAATACAGGCTTCTCTCGCTGCAGTTAGCCCAGTCTCTCTGATCCTGGAGGACTCCCATCTATCCAGCACCATGGCTCATCACCTGTATAGCCCCTGGAAGCTCCTCTGCACCCTTCTCAGCAGCGTCAGGGATGAGAGGGACGAAGGAgacctgcagctgcaggaggagcagaggggccctgtggggcaggggtaggggcggCTCTAGGGGGAGCTTGCAGGGTCCACAGCAATcccaaaatttgccttagcccCTCCCCCGTAGCCATCCCTCCCAACTGCTGGTAGCACTGCCTTCAGATCCGGGCACTcggctgagagccactgctctctggctgcccctttctgaaggcagagcagagagcggcggctgcg
This window contains:
- the LOC144271881 gene encoding LOW QUALITY PROTEIN: zinc finger protein RFP-like (The sequence of the model RefSeq protein was modified relative to this genomic sequence to represent the inferred CDS: inserted 2 bases in 1 codon); its protein translation is MAAANPAKTLQDELTCPICLEYFQDPVSLDCDHNFCRACITQCWESLDTDVSCPQCREAFSQRNLRLNKKLRNVAEAVRELRLQSVKEPEAETLCEKHKEPLKLFYTKDKILICVVCDKSKEHRDHSVIPAEEVAAEEFKASVLATPGLIGAHNPPVMGSVTETPSFLSRLCGVFQRTCHSGAGAQFLLSLHHPVLREIRYSHHLPSVYTNCEQRNPRPKRQLAAVIEITKQLSLQVIKDAGGERVCGEHQEPLKLFCEEDQTPICLACDRSRPHRDHTVVPIEEAAEEYKEKIQAHLQTLREEREKFLGFKVTGEKRSQEYLKQTQAQRQKIACQFQQLRQFLEEQXLLLAQLDQLDKEIVNIQNEYFTKLSKKISHLSELISEMEEKGQESASEFLQDIGSTLSRCEKGKLQKSVEISPELEKGLSNFSQKYIALRETLRMFKATLPSELETKREKSLGSRRLGEISAGDYL